The following are encoded in a window of Dysidea avara chromosome 4, odDysAvar1.4, whole genome shotgun sequence genomic DNA:
- the LOC136252263 gene encoding zinc finger MYM-type protein 1-like, with protein MHREAVEKLTAKAKGVRIDALCDTQLRKDQEYHRKMFMKLLQAIQYLSRQGLPLRGHREDAESFSGNLYQLLLLQAKDCPEMISWLNRREYISPEIVNEIITLMSKSVLRNILADVSKSLWYSVIVDEATDVSHNEQMSMSLRWTDDNYETHESTVGLVQLPDTKAQTIFSAVKDTLISTCSLSINQCRGQAYDGASNMSGINNGVQALFKAEIEQALYVHCLAHSLNLCLKDVTKTCDMIRDVLNFIYELTQLIKMSPKRLTLFESLRKEVTVNTGELTPHLRMLCPTRWTVRHSSISSILKNYSTIQSALDEISKGHDEYAAKANGMASKMDNFDTFFGLKLAYLIFSAAEQVSINIQAKDVTVQEAVRGAQLLITHLNSMRNEARFNSFYSEVMRESVNLTAEPTLPRQRKRPRRIDDGASSHIYETPKDRHRRMYFEVAEATAGEVERRFIQKDLGIVNEIESILIEFSNGNTEKSISPDLEMYLKNDFAFENLKTQLSMLPDAIKTSCLGIKKVTNVRTIASVMNESSIYKGMLREVDKLLKLYLTFPVTTSTAERSFSSLRHVKTYLRSTMTSSRLNNLFLLYIHRDITDSLDLCNLAKDFASANKRRMYYFGRF; from the coding sequence ATGCATAGGGAGGCTGTTGAAAAGCTTACAGCCAAGGCCAAAGGAGTTAGAATTGATGCCCTATGTGATACTCAGCTAAGGAAAGATCAAGAGTACCATAGAAAAATGTTTATGAAGCTACTGCAAGCAATCCAATACCTTTCACGTCAAGGACTGCCCTTACGTGGTCACAGAGAGGATGCAGAATCATTTAGTGGTAACCTCTATcaattactactactacaggcAAAAGATTGTCCAGAAATGATCTCTTGGCTCAATCGGAGGGAGTACATATCACCAGAAATTGTTAACGAGATTATCACATTAATGAGCAAATCTGTTCTGAGGAACATTTTAGCTGATGTTAGCAAATCATTATGGTACTCTGTAATTGTAGATGAGGCCACAGACGTTTCTCACAATGAGCAAATGTCAATGTCCCTTAGGTGGACAGATGACAATTATGAAACACATGAAAGTACTGTTGGCCTTGTTCAGTTACCTGATACTAAAGCCCAAACAATCTTTTCAGCAGTAAAAGATACTTTAATCTCTACATGTTCGCTTTCAATCAATCAATGCCGAGGTCAGGCTTATGATGGTGCATCCAATATGAGTGGCATCAATAATGGAGTGCAAGCTCTATTTAAAGCAGAAATTGAGCAAGCGTTGTACGTTCATTGCCTTGCTCACAGTTTGAATCTTTGCTTAAAGGATGTAACAAAGACTTGTGACATGATAAGAGATGTTTTAAACTTTATTTATGAGTTAACACAACTGATCAAAATGTCCCCTAAAAGATTAACATTGTTTGAAAGTCTAAGAAAGGAAGTAACTGTTAATACTGGTGAACTGACACCACATCTTCGAATGTTGTGTCCAACTAGATGGACTGTAAGACACTCATCGATTTCCAGTATATTGAAAAATTACAGCACTATCCAGAGTGCTTTAGATGAGATTAGTAAAGGTCATGATGAGTATGCTGCAAAAGCTAATGGAATGGCATCAAAGATGGACAATTTTGATACTTTTTTTGGTCTAAAACTTGCATATCTCATATTTTCTGCTGCAGAACAGGTATCAATAAATATTCAAGCAAAGGATGTCACTGTACAAGAGGCAGTTCGTGGTGCTCAACTTCTCATAACGCATTTAAATTCCATGAGAAATGAAGCAAGGTTTAATAGTTTTTACAGTGAAGTGATGCGTGAGAGTGTCAATTTAACAGCAGAACCGACCCTTCCACGTCAAAGAAAAAGGCCTAGAAGAATTGATGATGGTGCGAGTTCCCACATTTATGAAACTCCAAAAGACAGACACCGTCGCATGTATTTTGAAGTAGCTGAAGCAACTGCTGGTGAAGTTGAAAGAAGGTTTATTCAAAAGGATCTAGGAATTGTAAATGAAATTGAATCGATTCTTATTGAATTTTCTAATGGTAATACAGAAAAGAGTATCTCTCCAGATTTAGAGATGTATTTGAAGAATGATTTTGCATTTGAAAACTTGAAGACCCAACTGTCAATGCTACCAGATGCAATTAAAACAAGTTGTTTAGGCATAAAAAAGGTAACCAATGTGAGAACAATAGCAAGTGTAATGAATGAGAGTTCAATATACAAGGGCATGCTACGAGAGGTtgataaacttttaaaattgtatCTAACATTTCCAGTGACAACTTCTACTGCTGAACGCTCCTTTTCTTCCCTCAGACATGTGAAAACTTATCTCAGAAGTACTATGACAAGTTCCAGATTAAATAATTTGTTCCTATTATATATCCACAGAGACATTACAGATTCACTTGACTTGTGTAACTTAGCTAAGGACTTTGCATCTGCAAACAAACGTAGAATGTATTATTTTGGAAGGTTTTAA